AGCTTGGGCATCTGGTCGTGCCCCTTCATGCAACTTATTGCATTATACACTTGGATTTCCAAACCACAAGTGAAGACGGTGTCATATAATCAGAATGGAGAACGACCTCGTTTCACTTACTGTTTGTCATCTGTCTGATTTTTGCACTAAATGATACACCAGCCAGAACGCATGTGGGAAACTTAAAATGGCAGCTCAGAGTTATCAGATCTATTTAATGTCGTTCTAAATGCACATGGCATACCACACCACGCTGTTGCAATGTTTAGATAGGCGGGTAACGCAGTGACTGGGCGGGGCCTGGTTTAACTCTCTGCTACTATTGGTGGTTTGCAGCTGCCAGTCTCGGGAAATCTCCTGGATGTCTACAGCGGTACCGGGATGACCACGCCCACCATTACCGTCAGCAACTCCTGTCCGGCAAACCTGCAGAACGTCAAGACCGAGCTGACAGGTACAGGACGTCACCCTGTTCAACCCCCTTCATTTTTTATGAACACATGCAAAcctttctctttatttctgCACCAATCTGTATTGAGTTATATGTAcgaagggcgttcaagtcaaaccaggactagaGATGAAAATTCACTTGTGAATGAAAGTGTATATGAAGGCGTATGATATTGATtgacgtttacagaagacttcaaagaCAGTACGGTAATGAGActtttagccgcagtaaaaaatttaaacggTGTAAACGTTTTTAAAGAAACGTTTCACTTTCCACATCcacccccgtacagtcctgacctcgctctaagccatttccacgtttgggtcattaaaggagttcctgggaggccggggtttcagatgtgaagcaggaagTCCGATCATACTGAGAAACctttatggtatccaagcactggtggAACGTTGGAATGACCCAATTAAATTGATAAGATTTAAAAGGTCAAACTTTGGACTATTTAAAGAAGGGGTATCtttttatatgaggtcacattagggggaaatcTAATCAGCTTGTTTAAACCATGGAAAAACAGAGACAAAACAAAGCAgggattgtttttttattattattattattattattgtttgactGGAGAACTATTtaaaaggctaaaaaaaaaatttgcagaaTAGATGCCCTTTAAAGTTGAGACAGATTAACGTTAAGGCAAATTTAAGGGTTGTAATCGCAAATTAAAGTCAGTGTAACGTCTGCAACCCCTGTACCACTTCCACTGAGAGTCGGTAATTTTCCGACCTCATTCTCTTGAGCATCGGGCTTTGAAATCAATTATCATCATGTAGATTTTAAATCTGTCAATAATGTATTCCTCCTGTGGCGGACACAAATAATAAGTTATAATTTCCACGATCAGGCCAAAGTCTTAAAATcttctatttgtgtgtgtgtgtgtgtgtgtgtgtgtgtgttacttctAAGCAGTGTAAAGTATTTAAGAAAATCTCATTATTCCATGATGTGAATATTTTCAGATGCTGAGGCTAAAGCTATCATCAAGGATCGGCAAAAGAAAGACAATCACAACCTTAGTGAGTTTCATCAGCTCTTGCTCTTAAACCTTCCATTGTGGTTTCTGAACCAAACTTTCATGAACTTTCACTTCGATATTCTAATTAATGCTCAAAACAGAAAGTAACCGGTGGCCggccctttttcttttctttttttaattctttgagCAAAACTCATTCTTTTAGGGTAAATTGaagtaatgtttaaaaaagaaaatcaacaaCAGTGTGTTCCTGAAGAAGGATTTAATTAGCATTAGGcgatacagaaataaataaataaataaatagtggggcagtttgtgcttttcttttttctttttttcttttttgctgctAATCAAGTTTATTTCTACGCAGTTGAGAGGCGGAGGAGATTCAACATCAATGACCGCATCAAGGAACTAGGAGACCTCGTTCCCAAGTCTTGCGACCCGTCAGTATCAAGCCTGCTTTGCTCCTTCCAGTTCATTCAGTTTCTCTTGAATGTTGTAAGCGGGATTGGATCTGGTCTAACCTGTGTTTGCCCGTTGTACTCAGTGAGATGCGCTGGAACAAGGGCACCATCCTGAAGGCGTCGGTGGATTACATCCGCAAGCTACAGAAGGAGCAGCAAAGGGCTAAGGAGATGGAGCAGAGGCAGAAGAAGCTGGAGCACACCAACCGCGCGCTGCTGCTCCGCATACAGGTCTGAACCCCTTCCTCTGCTCCCAGTGTTACAGAGCGGTTTCACAGCATGCCGTAAACGTATCAGGAGCTACAGCCGGATCTCCGAGTGCTGTGAAGCGCTCGAGGACAGTGTGGATAGGCTTAGTGTTTGAGGAGTGATGAGTAGAGAGCCAGAAACTGAGCTATTAAGGGAGTTTCTTCTTTGTAGAGGTGGATTTGAGATGAAAGCTGTGAAGTGAACCAAGATTTTCTACTAAAGCACCACTTTAGTTCGAAATCTTCCTCCGGGAGTTACACCGTGGTGCAATAGAGTTTCTTAAACCCTGTCAAGAGTGTACCGTCTGAGAGTgaagaaacagaaagacaaaGGGAAGGAGTGGTGTAAGTGAAGgtagaaagaaatagaaatggAGGAAAATGAAGGAAATTAGAATAAAGGCAACTGATGGgaagaaataaaagcaaatgaaagaaataaaatgaagagaACGAGAAATTTAGGTACAAATTAAAAGAGACAATTCTAAGGAAGAAAGACAAGGAATGAAATAGAAatgaaggaaaataaaagaaaaaaatgaagaaaggaaagaaatagAAAGGAAAAAGTTACAAATGacttgaattaaataaatggaaggaaaaacagaaaaaaggaaattttaaatggggaaaggaaagaagggacaattaaagaaagaaagagaaaaaaggaaaagcaaaaAGATAGAAGGAAAAAATCTAGAGGGAAAAGGatagaaatatgaaaaaaagtaaacaaatagaAGGGACTTTTCACAGCACtctgagaaaaaagaaaggaaaataactagaaagcaaagaaaaaaaaataggaagtaaaatttaaaggtaaaatagataaaaggaaaaagcaaaaaaaatattaaagaaagaggacaaagaaagacaaaataaagaaaatgaagacTTGAAGGGAAAAGGCaaagagaaaaagcaaaaagagattttttttaaactaaagtgATGTATCTAGTGATTTAataaattcctttaaaaaaagagatgaaGTTAGAGAGATGGGATTACAGCTGCGTGTCCTTTATTAACCCTGGTTACAGTCTTGTGTTCAGATTGTATGTTTGCTGGAGCTCTGACTCTGACCCAGACGTTTGATTTGTTGTTCTCTCCTTGCTCCGCATGGTTCGGCTCAGGAGCTGGAGATGCAGGCTCGTGTCCACGGCCTCGCTCCGTCTCAGATTCCAGAAGCCATCGTcgttcagcagcagcagcagcagcagcaacagcagctcACATCTGTACTGTCCGGCGCTGACCCTGCCCCCAAAACACTCCTCACTCTGGGCGGCCCGCCATTAAACCACACCCACGTCTCCTCGTTACTCTCCCCTCCCCCTTCCGCCTCTCCAGTGGGCGGGGTCATGACCGTCCCACTGGACCTGGGAACGCTGACCTTCGGCGAGCTGGACGACCACGCCTCCTCCATGTTCAGCCCCGGTCTGATGGCCGGAGATATGGGGCTGAGCGATATCCTGATGGACGACGGCGGCGCCGACCCCCTGCTGTCCTCCGTGTCGCCGGGCGCCTCCAAGACCAGCAGTCGCAGGAGCAGCTTCAGCATGGAAGAGGATTTGTGATGATGGACGTGAACGCAGTTTAACGCTGATTAGCAGGCTCTGTTAGCCAAAGCGAACGAACACAAGGCCCTCCAGCGCCTCTATTCCTGCTtgcaaaaacacaacaaaacaaaaaaataaaaaaaactggccAATAGAGGGCGGTGTATCCTGAGGTCAATTGTCAATATAATCATCGtactgtaaaagaaaagaaaaaaaggatgaaaatgATTCAAATGCAGCATGGCTCGTGACTCCTGCGCTGATGAAGAGACGCGGTCTACAACTTTTACCTCTGAATTTAAGAGGTATCTGAGTTTACAATAAGGATTGTCGGAGCGGAGAGTTGTTCAGAAGACGACGTATGATGCTAGCGGACATGCGTAGATTTTAAGCAGACGTTTTAGAATTTCCTGTCTTTATCGTTCTGCCTTCGAAGCAGGAGTAGGCATTTCACACAAACGCATATATcatgtccatatttttttttgttgttgttgttttgttttttttaaacagcacatACACAGTATTGGTGAAAGAGCAGGGATCgcgtttttctgttttatacgcCGCACTGGATAGTGAGACACGCCCAAGTTCATTCATGTCTATAGAATATAACATATACATGGCGCTTCTTATTTAAAGTCCTGTCTGGACGGGATGAGTTTTCCAGACCCCGGGTCTGTTTAGTAAGAAGCATTAATTCAGCTTAAGAAGTTAGACACGGGAGCGTGTGTGTTATTGTAGGCACATTTTCCCAGATCAACTTACATCCTATAATGCAAGATGGACTGTTTTGATGTTTATCGTAACCACATGTCCTACGTCcagtatgttttacatcaaatAATGAACCCCAGGCTGTGTTGGTCGAGTTTTTGGTTTGGATTCAGGTTTTGGAGTGTCGGTGTAATT
This region of Clarias gariepinus isolate MV-2021 ecotype Netherlands chromosome 9, CGAR_prim_01v2, whole genome shotgun sequence genomic DNA includes:
- the tfe3a gene encoding transcription factor E3a isoform X1, yielding MSGLSLKPQQQQGEEKDNPDLEKRSRQVELPGEQHQTVFVILDSSESLNLLSVEPLLPESGIVADIEVDSILTSDSDTFYQLKSQPITVSGSLAPAAPAVTLSTSAMSSRVLLRQELMRQQAQDQERREAQQQASSAQLRPLDSTPAISVSSSLPNARPTTTQVPVEILKVQTHLENPTKYHIQQAQRQQVKQYLSHTLGNRGVSQTLAVSPSPQSGSAPELAPAASSTPSSPLAVLSLGSNKEEIDGVIDDIISLESSLNDAEFMTLIDTGLQLPNTLPVSGNLLDVYSGTGMTTPTITVSNSCPANLQNVKTELTDAEAKAIIKDRQKKDNHNLIERRRRFNINDRIKELGDLVPKSCDPEMRWNKGTILKASVDYIRKLQKEQQRAKEMEQRQKKLEHTNRALLLRIQELEMQARVHGLAPSQIPEAIVVQQQQQQQQQQLTSVLSGADPAPKTLLTLGGPPLNHTHVSSLLSPPPSASPVGGVMTVPLDLGTLTFGELDDHASSMFSPGLMAGDMGLSDILMDDGGADPLLSSVSPGASKTSSRRSSFSMEEDL
- the tfe3a gene encoding transcription factor E3a isoform X2 produces the protein MSSRVLLRQELMRQQAQDQERREAQQQASSAQLRPLDSTPAISVSSSLPNARPTTTQVPVEILKVQTHLENPTKYHIQQAQRQQVKQYLSHTLGNRGVSQTLAVSPSPQSGSAPELAPAASSTPSSPLAVLSLGSNKEEIDGVIDDIISLESSLNDAEFMTLIDTGLQLPNTLPVSGNLLDVYSGTGMTTPTITVSNSCPANLQNVKTELTDAEAKAIIKDRQKKDNHNLIERRRRFNINDRIKELGDLVPKSCDPEMRWNKGTILKASVDYIRKLQKEQQRAKEMEQRQKKLEHTNRALLLRIQELEMQARVHGLAPSQIPEAIVVQQQQQQQQQQLTSVLSGADPAPKTLLTLGGPPLNHTHVSSLLSPPPSASPVGGVMTVPLDLGTLTFGELDDHASSMFSPGLMAGDMGLSDILMDDGGADPLLSSVSPGASKTSSRRSSFSMEEDL